The Acinetobacter lwoffii region GTGTCATCCAACAGCAAACAATCGCTGTTAACGGGGATATTCATCAACAGTAGCGCTTTAATCAGTGGATCTTGAAAATGCCCCGTTGTGTCTTCACCAGTTGTTGTCTGATTCCCTATCGCTATATGTACAACATGGAGTAGCAATAGCGTGTTAGATGTATGGCCAGTGTCCCGTGTCGTTGGTATATACAAATCGTTCAGGAAGTTGAAAGCCTCAGTACCTATAACGCATAAGCGAAATATCGATAGCTGATCGTGCGTTTCCTTTGGTAGTGCATCTATCCCAAGTTCCCAATATTTGTAGATGTATGGACCAATAAATGAGTATTCATCATTCAATATGTCCGTCTCAAATACGCTATCCAATACCGCTATATCATTCACTATGTCAGGCTTAAATGGCTGTAACACTATGCCCGATATAACCTCTTCTAAGCTCATATCTATGTATTCGGTATCTGCTAAGCATTCTGTCATTTTTGTGAGCTCACTTATCACCCAAACCCTTAAATACATCTAGTGTTTGGTAGTACTCATACTGCTCGTCAGTAAAGATATTCGGGGAAAATACTATGTAGTGGTTTGGCAGATTAAAGCTCTCGTATGCTTCGTCTGATACCTTTTCCAAAGCTTTTGCGAGTTGATACAAAGAAAAGTTTTTGTTCTCTTTGATGGCATTCAAATACCACTCTTTGTACTTGCGGAGCTGGTCTACGTAATCAACGTTCGCTACCAACATATCTTCTTGCTTGGCTTCTTCATATTCAGCCATTGTGTTGAACTTAATGTCCGTGAAGTACAGTTGGGTATCAATTGTTTGGGTTCGTGTCTTAATCGCATTAAACGCCTGTATATCCTCAAACATATTACGTGCGTATTCTGCTTCAGACATCTTTGTAGGATTAGGGCGTTGATGGCGCTTTAACGGCTCTACAAGCAAGCTTTGGCGATGTCGCCGTGCGAACTTAGCAAGCTCAGGATCTTGGTTGTCAGACTTATGCGATAACACCAGTAATGCACGTTGATATTGATTAAAGATCTCTTGAGGTATGTTCGTACTCAATACGCATATTTCAGCTTTCTTTTCCAGTGATAGTGCAAAGATGTGGTTTTGTGCATGGCATAGCGTACAGACCGCTACAATGTTCTCAGCCGTATGGTTGCTATGATCGCCGTCTAAGTGATGTGGCTCTAAAAAGTATTCGTCATAGAAATCACAAAAATAGCATTTAGCTGGTTGTGAAGACATTATTTGCTTTATTGTCTCATTGGTTTTAAAACCATCATGGATAGTTTTATCTTGACGTATCTCTTGCTTGTCGTTTACGCCGTTAATAGGTCTTAAAATACCAAACTTACGGTTTATATGTTTCACTTAAACCCCTTAATACTATTAAGTAAGGTCTAATTAAAACATGTATATACTATTTTTAAAATAAAAAAAGCGCAGCCTAAGCCACGCTTTTAAACTTATTTATTATTGTATTACGCTTTACCAGTAATAGTGTTCGCAGCAGAGAACATGATGAAGCCTACGATTGATAACGCACCACCCACACCAATACAGATCCAAGCAGTTTTCTTTTTCTTTTGTTGATCTTCTTCTGATGTATACATCATATACAAACCAGTACCAACTAAGCCTAAACCAAGCACCATGAACACTACGATTAAGAATTTATAAACGTTTTGACCTAATGTTTCACCACGGCCTAAGATTTCATTCGCATCAGAACCAGCAGCGTGTTTTCCGTAAGCTGTACCACCTGGGTTCCATGTGCCAGTGTTTGCATATGCAACTTGACCCATTAATGCAGAAACAAAAGCTAAAAACATTACTTTTGCGCGGAATGCAGTCGCTTTTACAGTGCGAACTGAGTGTTTTACTAATGATACCATTGTCATTTTCCTTTTATTTAATATACGGGAGCTAATCTCCGCACTGTAATTAAACATTCTTAAAACCCTATTGCTTTAAGTTGCTTAATTTTAAACTTCTCGTTAAATATCTTCAATATCTTATACAAGGTTTTTAAGAAACTCTCACCCTATTTTAAGAAGATTGTTTAAAATATTGTAAAAAAGGTTCCTCCTATTTGTGTTCCAAAGGTATTAACAAAGACATCGTGTACGTCCTGAACGTATACGCATAATACACCTGTTATAATTAAAACCCATGCTTTGCGGTATGTCGCATTGCCTTGAGCATCAATTTTCTCTACAAAACCATATAAGCCACGAGCTACCGCTATAATCCCTACCAGTTGCGTAAAACCTACAACCGCCGTAACGATATATGCACCTAAATCATTAGCACCAGCATTAGGCAAGTAACTTTGTACCGTTACAAGTTCTATGCCATTACCACCAAACAATGAAGAACCTAGTGCACCAATGATATATCCGTCATATCCAAGTGATGCAAAAGCACCACCGATAAGAATCTTCAACAATGCCCCACCAGTGGTAGGCTCTTTCATTCCATGACCAAAGAACTTTTGTTGAGGTGATGATGCTTGCACTAAGTCAAAAAGCGCCGTGCCAGTAATCACCAACCCCGTTACAACAAAGCAAATGCGTATAAAGCTTAGTAGTGGACCGTATATGTTTAATATCGCTTTAACTATATCTAATGCATCCACGCTATTTTCCTTATTTCACCCAAATGGCTTGTTCGTTTTCGTCAACAGCATAGACCGTGCGATTGTCTGGCATCTTCTGACCTACATAGACTGTATATGTATGGTTTTGAGAATCTGTCATCCAAGCGCGATCGCCTACAACCGCAAAAGCATCCAAGCGTTTTGCACCTTTTGGAATTGATAAGGTTTTAGATCCCGATGTACTTAAAGCCTTTTGCTTAGTCTGGTCTTTAGCTATTTTGATTAAACTAGTCTTTAATTCCTTAATTGCCTGTTCTTGCAATTCAACAAGGTTTTTAAGATCGTCATTTTCAGCTTTCAGTTGTTCATTTTTGATTATGGTTTCTGATTGAGCAACTGCAGTTTGTTCGCCGTTTTGTACTTGCCCATGCGCTTGCTCTTTTTCTTTCAAACGTTGTAATAAAATAAGTGCATTCGTACCCTGACTTTGATAGAAGTTAACTGCCTCTATTCCTAGATCAGAATCAATCGGATACGACATGGATTTGTACATAATCATGTATTGACCAGTGGTAGGATCTTTAAACACAATATTTTCATCAACAATGAACGCCGTATCATCAGCAATACTATTGTCCTTTAAAGGTTGTTGATTTTGGTTGTATGTTGCTTGTGTTTGTTGAATGCCTTGACCAACAGTATCAATGGATTCTGGTGTTTGTTCTGGAGCAACTGCCGTGCTGACGTCTTTTGGTTTACTCATTTGTATCCAAAAGAAAGTACCAATCATAATTAAGGCAATAACACCAATAACAATAAGAAGTTTTGGAGGAATACCACCCTTCGCACTACCTTCGCCTTTTTGGGGTTTGCCTTCAGCATCTTTTAGATTTTTCTTTGCCTGTTCAGCAGTCATTTGATTATCAGACATTTCGCTTACCCCTTATTTTTCGGTGTTGTTACGTCAGCATCAAAAAAGACTTCAAATACTTTTCCGCTGTTAACGATATACGTAGTTGGTCGAACTGTTGATGTACGTGCCATGTTCGCCATTTCCGTACCAACGTTACCAATGATGTTCCCGGCAATTTCTTTATCGTTTGGCTCTTCCTTCGTGCTTACAACATTGCCAGTATTTGTGATTTGGGTTGTACCAATGTTTTGATAGGCTTGTCCGTAACCCTCAAAGATTCCAGCAGTAACCATACCGCCAAGCTTTTGCAAAGTGTGTTTTTGGACTTTATCAGCCATGCCCGATTGTTTTGTTCCAAGAGTTAAAGCTCGTACTTGGATTGCATACTCTTCGCCCTTAAACAACATACGGGTAAAGTTAAATTCAATATCCGCAGTATTCAGACCAACAGTACCAATAAGTTTTGCGCCGTTAAATTTACCGCCAATAACAGTAGCAAATAGGTTTTTACCTTTATCAGTATTCACACCTGTATCTAAACGCGCTTTCATTGTTGTACCAGCTTTAATGATTGCTAGTCCTTTAGTAGATTCGCTAGTCGTATTCGCAACGTTCAAGCTTCCAAGGTTTTGTTGCCCTTCCGATGCTTTAGTGTTGTGTGAATATTTATATGTTGAATATCCGTTGACCTTGTTCTTTGTATTAGAAAACGCAGCAAGTTGATCAACAAAAGCAGTTTGACTTAATTCACGCGTTGCAGCATTACGTTCTGCATAAGCAGCTGCTTGTTGGCTATATACACTAGCAACATCATTAGCAGCAGATGAAGCATGTTCATATTGTTGCGCGTAGTTAGTTTGATAAATCGGTGCGTTTTGATTAGCACCGTTTTGTGTTTGTGGTTGTTGTGGTAGACCACCGCTAGTTGGTTGAGGTAATGCACCACCTTGATTTGCCATATTAGCTCTGGCCATCTGGTCAAGTTCAAGCGTAATATTTGGTGTACCACCTGTTGCAGAACCGTTTACAGGTTGCCCATTTGGACCTGTAATAAAATTCTGATCGTTCAGATCGCCGTTTGGATCTTGTGTTGCAACTGTTTTAAATTCGGGCAAATAGCTTTCACCATTTTTGCCAGCTCGAGCAGCTTCTTCAGCTTGTTTTTGACGTTCATATTCTACATATTCAGGAGGGATAACATTTGTACCCTGTCCTTGGATTTCTGGTGTAGCAATAGCAACCTGATTATCTAAAGCTAGTTGGTCACTTTTCCCCATTGGGTTAAACATAAAAAAGCCTAATCCACCAACTACTACCAAACCAATAATTGCAACAACGCGAAAGCGCGTATCTGCAAAAACACGTTTTTTGTTAGCAGTTTTAATACTTGTATTTTTCAGTTTTTTAGGTTGGTCTTCTTCTGAATGAACTTGGTTTGCAGAAATAATAGTTTCATCGGTAGTACCTACTTCAGTGCTACGACTAGAATTCTCTTCAATGTCATTCGGGTTATTTTGTTGGTTCGTTGAATCCATTTTTAATTCTCACTTAATGACTTAAAATGCGTCTTCGAGGTAAACAGTTTTAGGTGTACCGCCAGTCGTTGAAAATGTGATGTACTTCAGATCTTCAGAATCTTCATAACGGAAGATCTTCATACCGTTGTTAGCGCGGAAAGAACTCAAAAAGGCTGGTTGAATAACACCAAAGTTACTACGCACATATATATAGCCACCAAACTTCCAAGCACGGACATTAGGACTATCGGTTCGCATTTCAACAGCACCCTCAGGCGCTAAGCCATCCATAAATTGCAAACTCACACCATCTGGAATAATCGATGTTTGATTGCCTGTTGAATACATAGCTTTGGCTGTTGGGCTTCGACCAGGTATACGTGCGTCTACACGAACATCTAAATCACGTTGGCCAGTAGCTAACATCAAAATTACTGGAGCACCCAATCCCTTTAATGTGACCGTTACGTTTCCGAAAGCAGCTGGATCTAATGGTTCGATTGAAAGGATGTTAGTTTCAGGGATTTCGTCTGGCTCTTTTTCGTTTTGCTCACCTAAGCCATCTGAGAAACGTCCACGGTCCAAAGAAATCTTTTCAATGTTCCATGGATTTCCTGAAGAATCGGTAAAGACAATAGTAGATAGCATGCCAGCGCTTAAACGAATTACTGGCGGTTCCTCACCAGGGTTTAATGAAATACCCAAACTACGGGTTTTCGCTTGTGGCGTATTTACATAAGGACTAGAAAGGCTTCGTTTTTGTTGCAACAAAAGTCCTTTAACTATTTTTGTTTGCTCAGGTGTGAACTGCAAACCAACAAGATTGTGAACCTGTCTGTCAATTTCCGATGCTGTATCAACTACCTCAGGTGCAACCAAAGGAGATTGAGCATCCGCAAAAGTATTCGGAGGCATATCAGCAGCATTAACTATTGTAGTTAATGCAGTAGAAGCAAAAAGAGCCAAAGATAATTTTTTCAATTTCATAAGTATCATCCAATTAACGCGCTGGAGTTAACGTAATTGTCTTAACAGCAATACCGTTGTAGTTCAGATAAGAACGTGGATGCTCAACAATAGTAACTGTCGCAATGAAGCGGTGAGTCTCTTTAGGTTGTTTGTCACCTAAGAAGAATTGAGTAGTGATAGGAACACGAACAGTCCAACTAGGTTCTGCAGCATGTAAATCACGGTTTTCGATTTGTGGAACATCAGTAGCAGTAGTTCGCATCGTTAGGTTGTTTTGTACGATTGTGCCAACTGTTTGTGATTGAGCGATTTGCTTCATCAATGAATCTTTACCGCCCTCAGTGAAATACATTGAACCAGCATTGTTAATAACGTCACGCCAGTTCAAGAAATCAAAGTTGTAGACAGAAAGAATTGCACTCTTACCGAATTCAGAAATAACAACGTCAGTAACGCGAGGGTTTTTTGATGCTTCGATTGGACAGATAACCGAGTTATCTACTGTTTGAACAGCTTTGACTTTTGGGTATGCATTAAAGGCAGCAAAAATAATCATCGCAAGAACAGCACTCACGATAAAAGCGAAAAACACGAAAACAAGCCATCGTCTTAACTTTGCAATCTCCTTATCTTTTTCATCCACCTGTTTTCTGAGCCAAAGACTAGGATCACAAGAACCTATTTCAGCGTTTTCATTAGATTTGTCTTTAGACACAACAGCACTCCTATTTCGCTGGCTGATATATAACAGATGGAATTGGACGATCTGATTTAGAGCTAAGCACACACTTAACTGGTGTGCCGTCATCAAAAACCAAAGATTCAAAATCTGTTGTGGTGAGTTTAAAAGCTACAAAACTAAGCGTTGTTAAAACGGTTAAAATGCACAATGAGGCAAACGTACTAACCAACACTCTTAAAAGCCTTGCGTATTTTCTTTTACCTATTATTGATACTTCAGCGTAAGGAGAACCCCATGTTGAAGTAGTCAAATTAGTTTTAGAGTTATCCATTTAGTCAATCACTAAACCCGACTTTAATTCGTCCTTATAATAGTCGGTATTAAACTCATTTGCTATATTAAGATCAAAATAATAAAAGGTATCTAGGTTATTAGCTAAAAGTGTTTTAACAAATTCATGGCTACCATTAACGTTTTCAATAGAATCTAAAGTAGGCTTTATACTAAAACCACTATGGCCTCTCCACTTTCGCCCATAAAAGTTAGAAGCAGTATCTTTACCAGCATGTCCAAAAGCACCAGCTATCACAAACTTATCAATACCCTTTACCTTAGCATTTGCAATACATTGATGCCTTGTACTGTATAAAGTAGGTCGTTGATCTTCATTAGTTAAAACCTTGCCTCTAAGCTTAAAGTAATTGATATAACTTAAACGTAAACGCTCTTGCAGTATTTTAATAAAAGTCTGTTTTTCATCCCATCCAAAGGTATAGCCACTAGTTTTATTTAAACTAGATACCTTTCTCACATACCTATTTAGCAAGTTCCAATAAAGGTATATCTTTTCTTGATCTTCATGTTTAAGGTCATCAAGTATTAAATACCTTTTAAGTCCATTAGCCCGACCATGTGTAGCCTTGCCATTTTCCACAATCATGATCAGTTTTGGTCCTTTTACTGCACAACAGAATGAAACGGAAAACCACTCAACAGGACGCAATCCAACAACAAGATTGGCATCAACAAAAGCAACCATCATCCGATCAAACTCACTAACCCTGGTGTTACTCTCGTTCTTATGCTCGAATTCTCTTACCAAGTAGTTGTAAAACGTGCGTTCAAAGTACTTTGTTTTCAGCTCAGAAGTACGCTTAGGTTTGTCCTTATTAGCTGTATATTTTGTGTTAATGATTCTTAAATATAATTCTTCTAAAAAATATTCATCAAAACCAGCATCTATATCTTCATCATTAATAGAGCCATTATTTAGCTCATTAAGCTTTAGACCGATTCCATACACTAAATATGCACGATATGTTCTAAATGTAGATTCCGCGTAATAACCATTTTCAGATTTAGTTTTAAATTCAGAATATATGTTTTCATATAACATTTTTAAATCTAGCTCTGAACTATCTAAATGTTTATCAATTTTTTGCTTAAGCTCAATATCATATTTGGTCTTAGTAGAATACGGAAAATCTTCTATACGACTTGTGTATTCTTTTAATGTCTTTGGATAGCTATTAGGATTCTCAAAACTGCTCACCACTACCACCCTTTATCCACATGCAAAACATGAGCACATACTACAACGTTAAACACCTTTCTAAAAGTACTCGTTAAAACGTTTTTCACTTTAAGCAAAATGTTTTTCACTTTTAAGCCCAATAAATGCGAATGTCTTTTTTGACTCCTCTCTTGTTAGTACAGTGGAAAAATCAAAAAAATGAAGTTGAGAAATCATAAAAACACAGTGGTCCTTTTTTACAGTGAAGTGCTTGATATGCATAGTTTCAATAGTCTTTTGCCAGTTGCGATGCCTTAAATTTTTAGGGAAAAATACGACTCTAAGCCTATCATTATTGCAGTTTAAT contains the following coding sequences:
- a CDS encoding HNH endonuclease signature motif containing protein, with the translated sequence MKHINRKFGILRPINGVNDKQEIRQDKTIHDGFKTNETIKQIMSSQPAKCYFCDFYDEYFLEPHHLDGDHSNHTAENIVAVCTLCHAQNHIFALSLEKKAEICVLSTNIPQEIFNQYQRALLVLSHKSDNQDPELAKFARRHRQSLLVEPLKRHQRPNPTKMSEAEYARNMFEDIQAFNAIKTRTQTIDTQLYFTDIKFNTMAEYEEAKQEDMLVANVDYVDQLRKYKEWYLNAIKENKNFSLYQLAKALEKVSDEAYESFNLPNHYIVFSPNIFTDEQYEYYQTLDVFKGLGDK
- a CDS encoding DotG/IcmE/VirB10 family protein; protein product: MDSTNQQNNPNDIEENSSRSTEVGTTDETIISANQVHSEEDQPKKLKNTSIKTANKKRVFADTRFRVVAIIGLVVVGGLGFFMFNPMGKSDQLALDNQVAIATPEIQGQGTNVIPPEYVEYERQKQAEEAARAGKNGESYLPEFKTVATQDPNGDLNDQNFITGPNGQPVNGSATGGTPNITLELDQMARANMANQGGALPQPTSGGLPQQPQTQNGANQNAPIYQTNYAQQYEHASSAANDVASVYSQQAAAYAERNAATRELSQTAFVDQLAAFSNTKNKVNGYSTYKYSHNTKASEGQQNLGSLNVANTTSESTKGLAIIKAGTTMKARLDTGVNTDKGKNLFATVIGGKFNGAKLIGTVGLNTADIEFNFTRMLFKGEEYAIQVRALTLGTKQSGMADKVQKHTLQKLGGMVTAGIFEGYGQAYQNIGTTQITNTGNVVSTKEEPNDKEIAGNIIGNVGTEMANMARTSTVRPTTYIVNSGKVFEVFFDADVTTPKNKG
- a CDS encoding DotH/IcmK family type IV secretion protein, with protein sequence MKLKKLSLALFASTALTTIVNAADMPPNTFADAQSPLVAPEVVDTASEIDRQVHNLVGLQFTPEQTKIVKGLLLQQKRSLSSPYVNTPQAKTRSLGISLNPGEEPPVIRLSAGMLSTIVFTDSSGNPWNIEKISLDRGRFSDGLGEQNEKEPDEIPETNILSIEPLDPAAFGNVTVTLKGLGAPVILMLATGQRDLDVRVDARIPGRSPTAKAMYSTGNQTSIIPDGVSLQFMDGLAPEGAVEMRTDSPNVRAWKFGGYIYVRSNFGVIQPAFLSSFRANNGMKIFRYEDSEDLKYITFSTTGGTPKTVYLEDAF
- a CDS encoding DotI/IcmL family type IV secretion protein, which produces MSKDKSNENAEIGSCDPSLWLRKQVDEKDKEIAKLRRWLVFVFFAFIVSAVLAMIIFAAFNAYPKVKAVQTVDNSVICPIEASKNPRVTDVVISEFGKSAILSVYNFDFLNWRDVINNAGSMYFTEGGKDSLMKQIAQSQTVGTIVQNNLTMRTTATDVPQIENRDLHAAEPSWTVRVPITTQFFLGDKQPKETHRFIATVTIVEHPRSYLNYNGIAVKTITLTPAR